A segment of the Candidatus Jettenia caeni genome:
ATGTTAGATTCAATATATCGTGGCAGGTAGAAATAAAGGAAAGCGGAGGCAATAAAAAAAAGAAGAAATAAACCTAAGATACCAGAGAGAATTATGTTACGTTTTAGTAACATTGCTGAACAGAAATCCCTTCAACCAATAATTATTTTATGGAATAATTTAGTCTTTAAATAATCCCGTAGGGGTATAAAGCGTTAAACCGATTAAAAAGCCCTGGAAGAGCGGCTCTTCTCTATTTTCCCAATGCCGATACGTGGAGAATCCCGTGTGTGAATATCCCTAAAAAAATTGCTATCGCAAAGCTAATCATTGTACCTATTAAGATATATTCTGTCTCTTTTCTGCGGCTCGGATCTTTAATCTCACCAAAACGAAAAATTGATTTTGCAGCAACCAAAAAGCCAATAACCTCGTAGTGTTTTAGCAGCACAAACGTTAGTATTAAAATACGTTCCAGGCGCCCAATCCATAGCCCGGCTTTCTCCAAACCCTGGGAAGATGGTCCTTCTATTTCCTTTCTCCAAGGCTTTGTAACCTTACCGATCCAAATACCTGCCGGCCAAATTACTACTATATAGGACAAAACCAAAGCCCATATTTTTACCTTTGATATCTCTGAAGACAGAGCTTTAACAATTTCTGATATATTGCCCTGTATCAGCAAGACCCAGCATCCAAGAATAACGATCACGTGTGCCAGTTGATCCAGGAGAAAAGATCGGGCTGTGTCTTCTCCCCTGGCTTTCAAGCCATCGCATGTTATATGTGAAATAAAAATAACGAAAGGAAGCCAAATTACATCCCAGGCGCCGGTTAAAATATATGCAAATATGCCTGCTAATGCTCCATGCACATAGAGCCAACGAGAAACCCATTTTTTCTTGAACCGATGTTCTACCAGGGAACGTGTCTGAAATATAAAGTCTACAATTAAGTGAGCTACGATAAGACGGAGAAGCAAGGCCAAATCATTTTGAACAATGAGTCTTATCATATAACTACCTGGCGTTATTTTACTACATTAATAAGCCCTTGTGCTTTTTGCCTCAAGGATTAGCTGCTCATATCGCAGGCATAACTCTTCAATAGCCCATCCACCTGCAGCCTTTAAACGTTGGCGAACGGCTGGTTGCGAGATACCAAATTCCTTTGCAATCTCCTCTTGAGTTAGACCCCGGATTTGACCCAATATCGCTTGTGCCTGCTCGGCTGACCATCTGTTTATAAGGGCATCAAGCAAGGCACATTCTATATCAAGTTCTGTATTCACATCCTGCCACGGACTTCGCACCAACAACCGCCTGTCCCCTTTCATCGTATCCACTGTTGGTCCAGAAAGGCGAAATGCTTCACCATCTCCTTCGGCCCCCCGGCCGCCAGGAAGAAAATCAATCGCCCCGATTCCCACAGCAACACGCGCATCTACCGCATAGCGACGCTGTTTTACCTCAAAGCCACAACGTAAACTGACACGAATAACAATAGCCGCACGGAGAGCAACCTCTGGCTGAGATAATACCCCCTGAAAACTATCCCCCCGATGTATTTCAAAAGGTGCATGCACTGCTTCGGGTAAAATTTTTCCGATAGTTCTGAAAGAAGATTTAAGAATTGCTAATAAATGGTTACGCTGATCAGCTTGCAGCTTTGATGACCCGACTATGTCCCCGGTTATAACTGCATAAAGCTGAGAATTTTTCACAAAGGCCTCTTCAGAACATCCTCATCAATATAAGCTTACAGGCTTATAATTTCTCAATATAAGCTCCTGTACTTATATATCAGATAAAACTGATCAATCTGCATATTCTGTAAGAATTTTCTTGCAAACGTAAGAAGTTTACCAAAGTAGAGAGAAAAAATCATGAGAAAAATTATTCTAGTCTTTTGAATAATTTTGGGAACATAAATCAGATTATATTTGCTTTATGCAAGTTGATAAGTTTCACATAGTATATTTTTGCAAAAATCGGTGAATTTGATGTATTGAAAAACCCCATGAAAGTACGCAGCATCCTGGGATATTTGCCTGAGAATGCGCCCTTATATCCTGAAAAGGCAGCGATAATAAGCATGCTGTGATTCTCAACAGAGTCACCAATGGATGGGAAGTAGAAAGCAGTTTTAAAGTACCTGGGAACAATGATAAGATTTAAGGCATCCTAAATACAATCGCAGGCATTGAAGGTAAACAACGAGCTAAGAGAAAAAAAGACTTACATAGATATTTCCTAAAGGCTTCAATTGATGTATTGTAAATTAACCACAGGTGAATACGGATAAACGCACATACTATAAATCTGTTACTCTTCACTTTTCAACATTGCACCTACTGAGATAGCCTTAGTCATGATTAAATCAGTTTCTGCTTTTATCATACGAATAACGCTTGCCCATGCGCTGTCCTCAGTATTGCGATACGTGTAACCTTTATCAATAACAGCTTTATATATACTTAATACATGTTCAGCACATCGGTCTATCGAGAAACATCGTGCAATCTCCCGTGCCGCATTTTTTAAATCTTCTTTCTCCCGATCAGACAAACTGGCAACCCATTGCAAAGCAGAAGCAAACTCCTCCTCACTCTCAGAAAACAAGAGACGACCATTCACACGATCATTCAGAACCTCACGTACTCCGGGGGCATCTAATGCTACCACAGGTATACCAGCAGCCATGGCCTCAGTTAATACTAATCCTTGTGTCTCAGTTTGAGACGCGAAGGCAAAAACATCCATTGCATGGTATGCGTTTACCAGTTCTCTGTTTTCTAAAGCGCCAGGATGATGGAAACGATGCTCTAGTTTATTTCGCCTAAAGAAGTCCTCGATCTCATTCTCCAAGGGTCCTTTGCCAATAGCAAGAAAATAAGCGTTCTTTTTCTTTTTAAGAAATAAGGCTACTGCCTGGGCTAAAAACATAATATTCTTTTCAGGAGCAATTCTGCTTACAAACCCCACAACAAATGCATCTTGAGGGATTCCTAATGATTCTCGAAAACTTATACCATCTCCCTTTGCAAACTTTTTAATATAAATACCGGTAGGAACTATATCAATACGTGTTTCCACCCCGCGATGACGCAATAAATCGGCGATACTCTGACTTGGCGCAAAAACACGATCACAGAGATTTGCATACCCTGCAGACAAGGCTACTACAAACCGCTTTAAGGCCGGAGAATCACCTGGCACATAGTGTGTGTATCGCTCATACAGGGTATGAAAGGTAAAAATCAAAGGCACTTTGTATTTGGCAGCTACTCTGAGAGCTGAGTCACCAATTAAGTATGGATGATGCGAATGTACTATATCAGGTTGAAATGCCTTTAATTGCTCGGAAAAGATTCCCGGAATAGGCAATTGCACAGAAAAATCAGTTTCGTTAAAATTCTGGATAGCCGGGACACGAATTACATCTTTTTCTTCTCTCGGCATATTCCTGAACGTAGGGGCAACTATCACCACTCTATGACCGCGCTTACGGTATTCGTTGGTAAACATCTCCACCGATCGTTCCACGCCACCTATAAAGGGCTTGTAGGTATTTGTCATCATGAGAATATTCATACATTACTCCATGGGTATTAATTCTACAGATCTCATTCCAGATTGAGAGGCTATTGGTCGATACCCGGCAAGCCGGATTTCAACGACAGGCTCTTCTTTATGCCAAATCCCATCCCAATTAACGGTGACTTTTCTTTGATCGCAATGAATCAAAATAGAGATAGTACCGAAAGAAGTTGGGGCAGGGCCAAAAGAAAGGGATGTCTGCTGATTGGACCACTGCCGGGGGATACCAGAACAAAGAATGAGTCGTTTTTCTCCTTCCTCCCGCACAAAACAATTTCTTACCATAAGTATCCATTCAGCGGTAGCCCAAACATGTTGTCCATCACCCATACACCCTCCGCGGGTACGGGGATGAATTGCCTCAGGCCATTGACCAGTTGATGTTGCCAGAGCTGCTATCGTGCTCATTAAATGAAAAAAACGGTAGTCATCAGCTCGCAGCAGTACTTGGGCAATATGTAACGTGAGATAAGGATTAATGCCAGAGTGGATCATGTCATGGAAAAAGCCGCCGTCAACAAGGCATTCTCTGATAAGATATTCTACGGTATTTAATAAACGGGAATCATGTGGTTCCCATAGCTGCAGTGGGTATCCGACAGCTAATGAACCGATTGATCCGCTGTCCATCCGCCGGTATGGAGAGGCTGGCATTGAAGAACAACCTATACGTTTGGCTGCAATTTGTAAACTACGTTCAACAGAACTCAGCAAAGAATCAGCCTCCTGAAGAAATTCTTCGGCAACCTTATACTCATGAAAAGAATCCATCAAATGTGAGGCTGCTCTTAGCCCTGAAACACTCCAGAAATCGTCCCAATAATAGTAATCACTAGGACCAAGATGCTCAGCGCTGAAACCCGGTGGAAGCAGTCCTGCATGGGGAGCGTTTATATGCACAGACAGACGTTTCCTGTGAATCCACCTGCCTGCATGCCGGATAGCATTTTGCCATGTTGATTTAGGCTTTTTGCCGGTCAACTCACAAAACCGATGCATAACCCATAAAACCTGACCATTGGAATCCCATTCCCCTTCCTGAGACCGAAAATATCCCAGAGTAGTCTGATAAGAGGGAAATAGATCAAGAATCTTCTCTGCGCGGTCCGTTAACCCGGTACACAGCATTGCATGTAAAATAAAAGCTGCATCCCGAAACCAGAAACGTTTATACGTATATGGTCCTGCATAGATGGTATCGGGTGAATGAAGAATAAGTGTCCTTAAAGCAGACTGATAAAGAAACTGGAATCTTTTATCAGGAATACAAAGTCCACAAGCTTCCTGAATATTTTGCTCCCAATGTGTAAAATGGGGTGATTTTATTGGCGCAAATAAATGCTTTTTTTCTATTTTCAGTGGCACATCAACCGTAACCATTCTTGTGCCGCCTGATTGAATTTTAAAAAGCGCCGCTGCTGTAGCCATACCAACATCGCACGTCACTTCATGCCTCTTGTCCTCAGATAAAATATTTTGGTAAACATCCCCCGTACGATAATGAGAAAATGCCCATCGGTCAGGGAGAATGCCAAAAAAGACATTATGCTCACGGTTAATCCTCCAACCCTTTTTATCGGGAAGGATAACAACATCATGAATAAAGCTTATTCCTTCTGGGTTATAGGGACGCAAGGAGACGACAATCCATCCTTGAGAATCTGCATAACCAGTAAGGGAGATCCGGCATACTGGAACTTCAGTATTTGAAATAACCTCGACTTTTGATTCAAGGGTTATCTTCCCTAAAGCAGTATTTGTTACTACAACAAGATTTCCTTCAAATAGTAAATCCTGGGATCCAGAAGGTAAACGCGATGGTAAAAGAGCCTGTTTATCCTCTGTAACTATCCAACTATCCAATGACCATCCGTCAAAAAATGGTGTAACCAGCCCACGAGGATCAATAATCGGTATTTCAGAAAAATCAGGTATGCCTACTGCGGTCCAATTCCTATGAGTGAGATTGATATGAGTAAAAGAAAATGCCCTGGGGATAAAGGATTCATTTTTGGGATCAAACTGCTGCTCTACCCAGTAAGGCCAAATCCAATCAAGATTATGCTGTATTGCCTGACTGTTTATCAAGCCTCGTGCATGCAACACTGCACCTGCACGCAAAAGCTCCACGGGAACCGTGACTTCGGAAGGCTGAGCAAAAAGACTGAGACGGGAAAGTATCAAAAGCGGATCCAGGAAACCTTGCGATTGCGCCCAATGTTTTATGATAAATCTCCACGGTAACCACTTCAGCCACATATTTTCTCGTGTCCCTCATATCTTTTCCGTACTTCTTATAATAAACTTCTATTCAGGTAAACTGATACACTTGAAATAAAAATATCACAAATTACAACAACATTGCTATAAAACATGAAAGCCTTACTCCTAAGTATTCATTTAACATGCAGAATATTTTTAAGTCAAGCAATTAATATAAAATACCCCCTTAAAAGTACAAACAAATTAAGGGCTTAACCGTCGACCGGGAATAAGTTTGTTCTGAAACAGTAGAGGAAAAAAACGGTGAGAAAAACGTATCAAGGCAGATAAGGAATTCATGGAGGTTAATCCCCATATACATACCTTTTGGATCACTTATACTCTTTAATACCTGGCGTAATTTATCACGCCCGGTTGTGGAAAGATGTCTGAGTCCCGTGAGTTTCTGGAGATGATGCTTAAGGACTGAGATTGAGATTTGAATCAACCCTTGTAAGAATAGTTTACAATCTCCTTCCGCTCTCTTCCATAATCCTTCCCATACCTCACCAGCTTCCCACCAATATGAAAAATTATAAAGATCAACACCGTAAAGGTAATCCTCCGCCTTACGCCATGTTTCCGGGAGCTGAATATTTATCCTGGTATCTTCTTGCAAACCGTAGCTATGGCCACGAGGGTCATAGAATGGATGTGGAGTAATTCCCGGTATATGCCGATAGGCAGGAAAGGAACGCTGCGGACAATAGCGCACGCAAGCAGGATCAAATGGTTGAGGTTGTCTTATACATTTCATCGCAAAACCTGTGGTATGTGGTAGATGGATGCTATGGTGGATTCGCTTCGCTTAATCTACCCTGCCTGTAATTCTATAATAAGTAGGGTGGATCAAGGCGTTGGTTTTTACGCCGAATCCACCAATACTATTTCTAGAAAAGGCAGATTCGCTATCGCTTAATCCGCCCTACCGCAAACCCGCTTAGTGAAAATTCCTATACATATATTTATTTATTAGCTCCTAATGGAGCACTTTGACGGACTTTCCAGACAGTCTCTTAGGCAGGATTTACAGGATCAGGTAAGGTATGATAAAATAAAAAACTTTGTAAATCTTATTGAATCTATCCAAATAAGGACAAAGCTGCCCTTTCTGCTGCAACGCAGCAAGCACATTAAATTTATGTGAATTATATAACCATTCACCGCAAAAAGCAATTTTGAATCGGGGGAAGGGGGATTATTTTAGTATGAGAATGGATTGCTGGGCTATTTCCATAATCTTCGATGGAAAGATACCCAGATGCAGAGTACCGATAACTGATAGAACTACAGCAACAACAATCAAGGGAGAGAGCGTAAGGGGATTAAAGTCTCTGGTAGGTTCTTTCATATACATAATAACCATAATACGCAAATAATAAAAAACGGAAATAACGGAGTTTATCACACCAATAACAGCTAGCCCAATATACCCTGATTTTATGGCAGCACTGAAGATATAAAACTTTCCCACAAAGCCAGCAGTAGGTGGAATACCTGCCATGGAAAGCATAAAGAGCGACATAGCCACGGCTAAACCAGGGTGTTTGAATCCTAATCCTGCAAAATCATGAATCTGTATAAACTCATCACCTTTTTGACTTACTATAATGACAACAGCAAGCGCCCCAATGTTCATAAACGTGTAAGCCAGGATATAGAACAATACACTAGACACACCCATATCGTTTGCAGCCACAAGTGCAATGAGAAGATAGCCTGCATGGGCAATACTGGAATACGCCAGCATACGTTTCAAGTTTGTTTGGGCAATGGCTACAACATTGCCGACAGTCATAGTCAGCAATGCAAGGATATAAATAATCTTTTGCCATTCATAATGAGTAGATCCAAAAGCTGTCATAAGAATGCGTAAAAAGGCAGCGAAGGCAGCAGCCTTCGGTCCTACGGACATAAAGGCTGTGATGGTTGTAGGCGCACCCTCATAAACATCAGGCACCCATGCGTGAAACGGCACAGAAGCAACTTTGAATCCAAGCCCAATGATTATTAATGCCATTCCCATAAGCAGCAAAGGATTTGAAATACTACCTTTATCTGCAATGAAACCGGCAATTTGTTTCAGGTTAATAGCACCTGTAGACCCATAAACAAGAGAAATACCGTACAACAAAAAGCCTGTGGCAAAGGCGCCCAGCAAGAAATATTTTAAAGATGCCTCATTTGAAATGAGCTTTGAGCGTTTAAATCCTGTCAGGATATAAATACTAATAGACATGACCTCAAGTCCGATATAGATATTTAACAGGTCTGCACCGGATGCCATGAGCATCATGCCTATTGTTGAGAATAAGATTAATGCATAATATTCTCCGTGGTTAATCTCTTCGCGTTTTATGTAACTGTGCGAGATTAAGATAACAAGGCCTGTGCTGAGGAGAAAGATGAAGTTAAAAAATAGAGAATAATTATCGATTGCAAAAGATTCATTGAATGAAAATAACGTCGTTCCGGCAGAATTTCTCGCTAAGATAGCTGCTACGATAATCCCCATGAGGGATAAATAAGCCAGAAGATTTTTTTCTCCCAATTTCCTTGAGGATAATATATCCACAAGGAGAACAATCATGCCGAAACCTGCCAAAGTCAGGATTGGTAGAATACTGAGAATATTGAACGTCATTATCGAGACATTTGCCATATACCTTTACCTTATATAAGCCTTTTATATCTGGGTCTTTACCATAGCGAGAAACTTCCATAAAAACCACAAAAGATTAAAGAACACAAAGAAATCAGTCTACCATTCTGTTTTGGTTTCAGAAATTATATCAATCTTTGGCACAATAGTTTGCTGTAATTGTTCAACTCTTTTCTGTCTTTGCGTATTAGACACAACGTTTGCCTTCTCTCCTACCTGTTTTAAAAGATGGTTTATGGATGCATCCATCTTTCTCAAGAAAGAATTAGGATAGATACCAATCCAAAAAATCAGGAAGACAATGGGAAGCAGGATAGCAAATTCACGCTTATTCATATCTTTTAGTGTCTTGTTCTCTTCGTGGGTTATTTCATGAAACATAACCCTTTGAAACATCCAGAGCATATAAACGGC
Coding sequences within it:
- a CDS encoding NADH dehydrogenase I subunit N codes for the protein MTFNILSILPILTLAGFGMIVLLVDILSSRKLGEKNLLAYLSLMGIIVAAILARNSAGTTLFSFNESFAIDNYSLFFNFIFLLSTGLVILISHSYIKREEINHGEYYALILFSTIGMMLMASGADLLNIYIGLEVMSISIYILTGFKRSKLISNEASLKYFLLGAFATGFLLYGISLVYGSTGAINLKQIAGFIADKGSISNPLLLMGMALIIIGLGFKVASVPFHAWVPDVYEGAPTTITAFMSVGPKAAAFAAFLRILMTAFGSTHYEWQKIIYILALLTMTVGNVVAIAQTNLKRMLAYSSIAHAGYLLIALVAANDMGVSSVLFYILAYTFMNIGALAVVIIVSQKGDEFIQIHDFAGLGFKHPGLAVAMSLFMLSMAGIPPTAGFVGKFYIFSAAIKSGYIGLAVIGVINSVISVFYYLRIMVIMYMKEPTRDFNPLTLSPLIVVAVVLSVIGTLHLGIFPSKIMEIAQQSILILK
- a CDS encoding glycosyltransferase produces the protein MNILMMTNTYKPFIGGVERSVEMFTNEYRKRGHRVVIVAPTFRNMPREEKDVIRVPAIQNFNETDFSVQLPIPGIFSEQLKAFQPDIVHSHHPYLIGDSALRVAAKYKVPLIFTFHTLYERYTHYVPGDSPALKRFVVALSAGYANLCDRVFAPSQSIADLLRHRGVETRIDIVPTGIYIKKFAKGDGISFRESLGIPQDAFVVGFVSRIAPEKNIMFLAQAVALFLKKKKNAYFLAIGKGPLENEIEDFFRRNKLEHRFHHPGALENRELVNAYHAMDVFAFASQTETQGLVLTEAMAAGIPVVALDAPGVREVLNDRVNGRLLFSESEEEFASALQWVASLSDREKEDLKNAAREIARCFSIDRCAEHVLSIYKAVIDKGYTYRNTEDSAWASVIRMIKAETDLIMTKAISVGAMLKSEE